The genomic window TTTTGGTTTGGGAGGCATCTTCGTTCTTGCGGGCTTGATCCGGCAATGGCCCATACTGGAGAAAACCTATATGCAGTTCATTGAAGGGGACGGATACCTGTCGCTGATGCTGGGATTGATCATGATCGTTCTCGGGTTCTCGGTCCGCTTGTTCATGGGTGAGGAAGAAATCCGCTAACCCGTTACGCGGGAGGAAAAATTCCGTACGGAACAGGGTTCAGTCGGCCATAAACCCGTCGTACGACAATATTGGGTCCAGCATCACGCTGGATACCCCCTAATTTTTTTTGAGATTCCTGCTATGAGTGAAGAAGAATTAAAAGGTGAAGGATTTGTAATCAAGGACAAACGCTCCTCGCAAATTTCCGAGGAAGACGCGGCCACTCAGGAGCAGGAGGCGGCAAAAAAACCCGCTTCCCAGAAAGAGACCGTTCACGAACATGCTCCATTTCAACTCGATTTTTCCACCTTTATACTGTCTCTCACGTCTTCCGCTTTTTATCATTTGGGGGATATGCCCGACCCGACCACCGGACAGACCGAAACAAACCTGCCTGCGGTCCAGCAGACCATCGACATGCTTATGATGCTGAAAGAAAAAACCAAGGGCAATCTCACCGCCGATGAGGCCAAACTATTGGAACAATTGATCTATGAGTTGCAGATGAAATACGTTGCGAAAACGAAAAAATAAGACCTTTCAGCCTTCCCCACAACCACCCCTCTATTAATAAAAACAATTTGTAAACCCCAACCTTGGGGTGCTACCCTTTCCATTAAATTATTCGAACCCCAGCCGGGGCTTACCCGGTGTTACTGAACATAAATTCTATGCCCGTACAAACAGACAACATTGGCATGTTCATCAAGGGAATGGCGCAGCCGGATGAACTGATAAAATACATTCAAGCCCGGTTTTCAGAGCAGGAAATTGAGGAAACCTATGCCCGCATGTCCGAGACCGCAAAATCCCTGGCCAAAGATGAAAAGATCACTCCTTTGCAGGCGTTCTGGAAACTTCTGGATCAGGCCTACCGGGAAAAAGCCCCTCCTCTGCAATGCGGAGAAGGTTGCGCCCATTGCTGTTATACCGGGGTCGCGCTCACGCAGATGGAATGGGACGGCATCCTCAATCTGGTGCAGGAAAAAGGCATCGACCTCGAAGCAGTTATCGAACGTTCACAAAAAACCATCCGCAAGGTCCGCGAGGTATTAAAATCCAATAAGAACCTGGACCAGGTCGACTGGCACAACCTGGTCATCAACCAGCCCTGCCCTTTCCTTGGCGAGGATCAGGCCTGCACCATCTACGAAGACCGCCCCCTGGACTGTCGGTTGGTGGTGGCCTTTCGCGGTGTCTGCGAATCCAAAAAACTGGAACACGCCCAACGCGGCGTGGTGGTGGAAGAAGCGGTGGGGTCCACAGTGGTCGCCAAATTGCAACACGATCAAACGCCTAAATTCAGACGCCGAAAATTTAACGGTACCCAGCCGCTGCGCCTGTTTCAACACTGGCTGATCCTGTGGCAGGATAAAAAATCAAAGAAAAAGAAACGATAGAACCCACGCAGTTCCTCAGCATCAATCACCACCGGGTCACAGAAACTATTGAACAGGATCGTTGCCCTATGCCTAAAATCGCTCAACTGACCGCTCCCCGAACCATCGCCATTAAAGAGCGACAACCTTTAAGACCGGCTGATAACGAAGTGGTGATCGGCGTCGAAACCGCCGGCATCTGCGGGACGGATCTTGCCCTGTTTTCCGGCGACTACCCCGTCCCCCTGCCACTGGTGTGCGGTTACGAATTTGTGGGAGTCGTGAAATCCATCGGCGACGGTGTGGACAAACACTGGCTGGGCCGAAGAGTCACAGCCGAGATCAACATTCAAGGTGGTTCGCAGGTGTACTTCTGTTTCTAGCTTCACAACCTCTGGAAGACCGATGTGAGCTTTCTGCCCTCGCAGATAGAAGCGCACAGCACCCCCGACTTTTGAGGTCAGCGCAAGATCTGAAATCCAGACATTTGTATCGAATATGACGATCACGCACCAGGCCTCGGAATGCTAACGACCAAGCTCACAGGCAATTTTGGAGCGCAGCGTAAAAATTGTCCGAGTGTAGCGCCTTGTTATATTTCGTTTTCAAAGAACTCATTCCATCCCGATTTTGTTCTCATTGAAATATTTTTATCCTGAACAAACTTAGCAACATTGGCTAATACCGTTGAGCACTCTTCTTCATTTACTAAAATAAAACCCGGTTTTTCAGGACTTAAAGCGGTATCTCGTTCATTAATTTGCATTTTTTTGATTTTGCTCCGAAAATCCGAATTCCCGAAAACCAAGCATTGATTTTTCTGGTAAGATTTTAAGACCGGGGTGGATTTTCCAATCCCTGAGTCATGTCGTAAGAGAACAGGCTTTACGCAAAATAAAAAAAGGACGCAACCGGGATTATCAACCTATGCAAATAAAGTGGTTTCAATAATAAAACACAATAATTTACATTAAGTTGAATCTTTAATAAAATCCGTTTTTACAAATGAAAATCTGGATGGACGTTTGCTGGGTAACATTTCAAATATTTTGCAAACGAAGGGTAAAAAAAGCATTTAACATAAATACAATGGAAACTTGAAAACCATTTCTACCCAGCCTATAGTGGGGAGGGAAATTTTCAGGAAAGTCCGGTTTTATTTGGGAGTCCAATTTTGACCGAGATATAAATTTAGAACTGCGTTCGGACACGGGCCTCACCTCAGCGTCCGAATTTTTTACGGAGAGTAAACAAATGAGGCTGCCCATTCTCGACAAACTGGATGCGGAACTCCAAAAAACTAAAACGGAATTGAAAGTTGACATTCCTAAAGCATTAAAAACTGCCATGGAACATGGGGATTTGAGTGAAAATGCGGAATTCAAATCCGCAAAAGAGCGGCAAATGTTTCTGGAGAGCCGTTTATCCCAGTTGCAACAAAGAATCAGCGAAGTCATGTCGTTGGATGTAAACCGTATTCCCAAAGACCGGTCCGGCTTGGGAAGCACCTTATTCCTGAAGGACCTCAATACGAAAAAGGAAGTCCAGTATCACCTGGTGTTTCCGGAAGAGGTCAATCCCGATGAAGGCAAAATTTCAGCGGCCTCCCCTGTGGGCAGGGCTCTCCTCGGAAAACAGGAGGGGGATGAGATCACAATTCCTCTTCCAGGACAGCAAAAAGAGTTTGAAATCTTAAAAATAATCACCATCCATGAATCTCATGGTAGCGTTGAAGGATAAATTTTGAATGTCATCCAAGCCCTTAATTTCATTTGAAGAAGTCGCTCAGGAAAGTCCGTTTTTTCTGGACACGGAAAACCGCCCGGACTGGAACGCCGTGTTCGAAAATGACAATCCCCTGCACCTGGAGGTTGGTTTTGGCAATGGAAAATTTCTAATTGAAATGGCCGCCAAGGAACCGGAAACCAATTTTGTCGGGCTGGATTTTTACCACAAGGGCATCCGCAAAGTGATCACTCGGATCAATAAACTGCAAATTAAAAATATCCGCATCATTTACGGAGATGCGCGGGAAAAAATCCCTCTTTATTTCAAAGAGGACGATCTGAACCGCATCTACATCAATTTTCCTGATCCCTGGCCCAAAAAGCGCCATTACAAACGCAGATTGATCAAACCACCCTTTGTTGACATGATAACCGGGAAGTTAATTTCTGACGGAGAAATTCATGTTGCAACCGATAGCGAACCCTACGCTCTGGAAATTCTGGAATTTTTTGAAGCCCACTCCCAGTTAAAAAATAAATTGGGATCCGGAGTCTTTCGAGGCAGCCGGGGGGAGTTGCCCCGATCCAAATACGAGAATAATTTCATCAATGCCGGGGATAAAATCTATTACCTGGATTTCATCAAACATTCTTAACAGGGTCTTTTAGCATTTTTGTAGGCCCCTGAACGCTCTGAGCCAACCACAACTTAATATCCGGAGAAAATGTTGCCAACTGAACGGGTTTTAATCGTAGACGATGAAAAAAATATAGTCAGTTCGCTGAAGGATATTCTTACCGATGAAGGATACGAAGTTTCAGTCGCCAGGGATGGCCTGGGCGCTTTGGAGATGATTCAATCCAATCCTCCCGATCTGATGCTGCTGGATATCTGGCTGCCCGGAATGGACGGCATCGAGGTGTTGAAAACCGTCAAGACCTACCATCCTGAAATTGAAGTTCTGATCATGTCCGGTCACGGCACCATTGACACTGCAGTCCAGGCAACCAAACTCGGCGCGTTTGACTTCATTGAAAAACCTTTCTCCCTGGACAAACTAACTCAATCGGTCGAAAACGTTTTTAAAGAAAAACACAAAACCCACGAAAACCTGGAAAACACTCTGTTGGCACAAGACGACCTTCCTCTCTGTTTTGAAATGATGGTGGAAGTGAAAAAAGCCACCCAACAGGCTTCGCAAAGTAATGACCCCATTTTATTGCTGGGCGAAAAAGGAACGGGAAAAGAGTTCATCGCGTATTGCATACATCGAAAAGGCAAACAGAGCAACCGTCCTTTCATCAAACTGAACTGCGCTGTCCGGCAACCTCAGGACATTCAGACCCATTTGTTCTCCGACGAGAAGAAAAAATCATCTTCCCTAAAAGGGTCCAAAACGTCACCTTTCAATATGCAGGGTTCCGTGGTTTACCTCAGCAACGTTGAGTCCCTGGATAAAGATCTCCAAAAGAGGCTCGTACATGAATTGAAAGGCGAGTCCACCTGTGCATTTCTTCCCGCGCGACTTTTAATCTCCTCATCAAAGAATTTAAAAGTGTTGGCCACCGCCGGACAATTTAATAATGAGTTATTGGACTTATTTGAGAACACCACCATTAAGATCCCGCCCCTACGCGATTATGCGGCCAATATTCCCATGATGGTCAAAGATTATTTTGAGGAATGCGCCGAAAGGGAAAAGTTCGCCACTCCTGTCGTCGAAGAAGAAGCGCTGACGGCTTTGTGCCGTTATGATTGGCCGGAAAATGTGAAGGAACTGCGAGACATCCTGGATAAACTTCTGATCACCGGCTCAACTCAGGGGAAAATTTCATTGCAGAAAATTCTTCCTGAAATTCAAAAACCCCAGAACGGAATCTCCCATAAGGAGTTTGATCATTTTGAATCGTTCCAGGAAGCGGAGCTGACCTGGGAAAAAGGCTTCATCATCCACAACTTGAGAAAAAACGGATGGGACCTGGGAAAAACCTGCAAGGCTCTTAAAACAGACAAAAAACAATTTCAGGAAAAACTGAAGCGGCACTCCATTCGCCTCCCGCAACCCAACGGCAAACAGCCCACCCCTCCTCCCCTGATACAGAGAACTCTCAAGCGAAGTGTGGTTCTTTGCGGAAGCGGGCTCCATTCAGGAATCAAGACCGGGCTCATCCTTCAGCCTCTTCCCCCTGGGAGCGGCATTATTTTTGGAGATATTTCCACAGGGAAAACCATTCCGGCGCGGTTGGAAAATGTGCAGTCTACGGATTACTCAACCTGCCTGAAAAAGGGATTGGTATCCGTGGCCACCATCGAACACATTATGGCGGTTTTACACATGTACCGGATCATCAACCTTCTCATTAAGGTCGGTGACGAGGCCCCGGTGATGGACGGTTCTGCAAAGGATTTTTGTGCGTTGATCGAGGATGGAGAATTCGAGGAGCAGGATGGAATTTACGATGAAATCGTCATCGATAAAACCTACACATTTGGGCCTCATAAAGAAAATGGTCCGATGATTTCCATCGAACCCGCTGACAAGTTTACCGTCAGTTATTACATGAAATATCCCGAGCCCATCGGCACTCAGGATTACACCTTCGTTTTTAATGGAGAGGCCAGTTTTAAAAATGAAATCGCTCCCGCACGCACCTTTGGCTTCATGGAGGACGTGGCGCAGTTGACAAAAATGGGATTTGCCACGGGCGGCAAGCTGGACAACTTTATTCTGCTGGGAGACAAAAAGGTATTGAACACCGAACTGCGGTTTGAGGACGAATTTGCGCGCCATAAGATTCTGGATATTCTGGGCGACTTTTACCTTTTAGGAAAACCCATTCGTGGCCATATCAAAGCCCACAGAACGGGGCACACGCAAAACATCGGGCTGCTGAAAATAATCCAGGAAAATCTGTGCCCGTCCACATGAACAGGGATAATTATTTTCCGGCTGAATGAGAAACCAGTCACTCGCGGACACCGGCTTCCTTCAAAACAGCAACCATTTCTTTGTGTTCAAATTGAGAAGCGATCTTTAAAGCCGTCCAGCCATTTCTGCTTCTTGCGTCAGGGTCAACCCCTTTCTGCAAAAGAAGTCTGGTCAAATCAGGATATCCGCCGGCAACCGCCCCCATTAGAGGTGTCCAGCCTTTTTTGCTGCGGATATGAATATCCGCTCCATGCTGCAATAGCACATGGACCGTTTCAATCTGTCCCCGTTCTGCGGCAACCATCAAAACGGTGGAACCATTTTCCAACCTGACATTGATATCCGCGCCCGAAGCTATCAACTCCTGAACCATCTGTGAGTTTCCCCCCGCAACCGCGCTCATGAGTGCGCTGGCGCCATTTTTACTTTTGGCATTAAGGTCGGCGCCCCGTTCCAGCAACGTCCTGACAAATTCAATATTCCCCAACTGCGCCGCCAACATGAGCGGCGTGCTTCCACCATTACTCTTCGTATTCACATCAGCCTTATGAGCGAGCAAAATTTTTGCGGCTTCCGTTTGGCCATGCTTTGCGGCCTGAGCCAGAGCTGTCCAGCCCTTGTTGTTTTTTGCATGAATGTCAGCCCCACCTTCGATAAGAACTTGCATGCAATCCGTCAACCCCCGTGCAGTTGCCAGGGCCAGTACCGTATCACCGGCGGAATTGATGTTTTCAGGATTCGCCTCATGTTCCAGCAACAGCTTGATGATATCCGACCGCCGGGTGAATACCGCCTGTTGCAAGGGAGTCATCCCCTGCTGGTTTTGGACATTGACATTGGCTTTTCGTTCCACCAATTCATGCACCACGCCAAAATGGTTTTCTCCTATGGCAATCAACAAAGGCGTGGAGCCTCCCTTAATGGTTGACTCCAGATCCGCTCCACGGGCTATCAACCGTTTCACGGTTTCTTCATGGCCATAGCGGACGGCCCTTGCCAACGAACTCCAACCATACATATTCCGGGCATTGATATCCGCCCCTTGATCGAGGAGCATTTTGACTAAACCGTTATCTCCCACTGTGGAGGCCAGAATGAGAGCGGTATCGTCGTAGCGGTTTCTGGCGTTGACCTCGGCCCCCCTGGCCAAAAGAAGATCCGCAATCCGGTGATGTTTTCCCGCCACCGCTACAATAAGAGCGGTACTCCCCTTGGCCGTCCGGGACTCCAGATCCACTCCCTCGGAAAGCAAATTTCCAACCTCTTTATAGTCACCCTGATAAACCGCAGACAATAAATCAGTTTTTTGATCGCTGAAAGCTAAAGGCGGCTGCAAAAAAAGCGTGAACAGGGAAAAAATAATTAAATAGCGCTGTCTATTCATTTTCAACATGATTTCACCGTTCAAGTTCATCAGTTATTATCTGTCAGGCCCCAGAGCCCACAAAAGCTAAGAATCGGCAAGGAAACATTTCCCTCCGTTCCTCTCCAGAACAGGTATCCGAGGTATCTATAAAACTTCGTCTCAGGGATATAACTATTCTAACAGTGAGAGCCAAAAAATTTAATTAAATTATTGTATTTAAATGAGTTTAAAAATATTAGAAAGATATGCGTGGCGGGAAAACACTTCAAAAATCGGGACAAAAACAGTATGCGGGGAAAAAGAAATCCGCCTGCCAGGGAGTTTAAAATCGGCAGGCGGATCGCAAAAAGGGATGGAATTCAAACATGAATTTCGAATTCCACAAATAAAGAGCGGGCAAACCTTGAGTTTATTCCCATTTGTAATAATAATTATTTTTCCCCGATAAACGATCCAAATCAATCATAAGGGCATTGGGAGGCAAATAATTGTCCATCCATTGATTTATCTGAATATTTAATGGTAAGCTCATGTAAAAAGCATGGAATCCCTTGCGATCCGTGCACTTAAAATCTGCCTTTTGAGGGCTTTTTTCAGAAAGTTTGAATGGGATCCAGGGAATTTAAACTTGGGGTACTGGTTTCGGGAAACGGATCCAACCTGCAAGCCATCATAGATCAGATAGAACATGGGGCTCTCACCGCAAAAATTTCCCTGGTCATCAGCAATGTAAAAAACGCTTTTGCTTTGGAACGCGCCGGGAATAGAGGAATTAAAACCGTATTCATCGACCCCAAATCATTTCCGGGCAAAGAGGAGTATGATCAGGCAATGCTGGACCTGCTGAAAGCCGAATCCGTAGATCTCGTTTGCCTCGCCGGGTTCATGCGAATTCTCGGGAAAGAATTCATCCAGGCATTTGCGGGGAAAATAGTTAATATCCATCCTTCGCTGTTGCCTGCATTTCCAGGGTTGCATCCGCAACAACAGGCTTTGGATCATGGAGTCAAGTTTTCTGGATGCACCGTGCATTTTGTCGACGAGGGCGTCGACAGCGGGCCGATCATTCTGCAAAGCGTTGTCCCCATATATGACTCAGATGATAAAGCGGAATTATCCCGACGTATACTAGAGCAGGAACATCTCCTTTACCCCAGGACCATTCAGCTGATCATTGAAGATCGGCTCACCCTGTCTGGAAGAAGGATCACGCAAAAGAAAATTAACCCCTGACCCCACGCTTATCTATATGAAAAAAATCCTTCTCTCCATTTTAATACTGAGCCTCTTTTTTTGTGCCAACAGTTGGGCCGGTGAAGAGCAAACAGCCCTGGATGCCATTCAGAAGCAATACGAATCCGTGAACACGTTCACCGCAAAATTCCTGCAAAAATCGTATGTAAAAACGATGAACCAGGCTCTCGAAGCCAAAGGCGATGTCCTGATCAAGAAACCGGGAAAAATGAAATGGATTTATAACGCCCCGGACCCGCAAGTTCTGGTGAGCGACAACAAGGTGCTTTGGTTATATATTCCCGATGAGAAGCAAGTGACAAAAGCCCCGTTGGACAGTATTTACTCCTCCAACACCCCGGCTTTATTTCTTGCCGGAAAAGGCAAATTATCGGACACCTTCAATGTTGTTAAAGTTTCAAAAGAAAACAACTTGATCCTCGTTGACCTCATTCCCATTGAGGAAGACAACAGCCTGGATCGTCTGGTGCTGTTTGCGGATAATAAAAACTACCAAATCGTCGGATCAAGCGTGTATGATAAATTAGGAAATAAGACAGAGATTCAATTCAGCGACATCAAGGTAAACGTAAAAATCCCGGAGGAGACCTTCCGGTTCAAAATCCCTCAAGATGTAGAGTTGCTGGATTACACCGCCAAATAATAAATCACCAGGAAATCAATAATATGTTCGAATTGTCTGCAATGACCCTCGATGCTTTTATGGGTTTTGGGATCAAGATGCTGATCTTTCTCACCGGCCTCGCGGCCCTGATTTTTGTTCACGAATTAGGGCATTTTCTGGTCGCCATAAAAGTCGGGGTGGTGGTCGAAAAGTTTTCCCTGGGCTTTGGCCCCAAAATATTCAGCGTGACCCGGGGCGGCACAGAGTATCTGCTTTCCGCCATTCCCTTAGGTGGATACGTGAAAATGAAGGGGGAAGATTTTGAAGCCGATTCCGTGGACCAGGAAGGTTCGTTTGCCGGCGCCCCGGTACTGCATCGGCTGGCCATCGCCTTTGCCGGCCCACTCTTTAATATTCTGTTTGCGATTTTCATCTATTGGGGCGTTTATCTGGCCGGGGTGCAAACCCTGGGCCTGGTCACAGGCACCGTCAAACCGGAATCCCCCGCCCAGATAGCAGGCATTCAAGCCGGAGACAAGATCGTTGCCATCGACGGCCAAAAAGTTGAGTTCTGGGATCAACTGCAAAATATTGTTCACGCTTCACCGGGAAAATCTCTCCTTTTTGAAGTAGAAAGGGAAACCAGCCTTCTGACCCTTCCCATCATCCCGGTGACCGAAGAAATCACCGATCTGTTTGGGGACAAGGAGAAAGTGGGGCTCATTGGCATCACGCCTTTGGTGCGGGACATCACCTTTGTCAAGGAGGGCTCAGCCGCCGATCAGGCAGGACTGAAAGTCGGCGACCAGCTTCTTAAAGTCGACGACACACCTATTTTCGGCTGGAGCGACCTCAAACCTGCTGCGGTGGATAAGCCCGGAAAAGAACTGAACTTTCGCGTTCTCAGGGAGGGGGCGGAACTCGTGATTCCTCTGACTCCTGAGTCAAAAGTCGTGGATGATGAAAAAGGCAATAAAGTCGAAATCGGCGTCATCGGCATTGGCATGAGCGGGAAAATGGCCGAGGAAAGCTACGGTCCCCTGGGAGCCATCGGTCGCTCCTTGCAGGAAACAGGACGATTGATTTATCTGATCGCGGTCAGCATCAAGAAAATGATTGCGGGGTCGATTCCCGCCGACACCATTGGTGGCCCCATTTTAATCTTTCAAATTTACGGCGAACAGGCGGAACAAGGGTTCAACGAATTGGTCCGACTGACGGCTTTATTGAGCATCAACCTGGGACTGCTGAATCTTTTGCCGATCCCCATCCTGGACGGCGGGCACATCTTATTTTTTCTCATTGAGATGGTCAAAGGCAAACCTCTCAGTGAGAAGAGCCGGGAGCGGGCACAGCAGGTCGGCCTTTTCATGTTGCTCAGCCTGATGGTGTTTGCTTTTTACAACGATATCATGCGAGTTATCAGCTAGCCTTCAGGACAGTCAATAGATATAATTCCCACTCCGCGAGCTAGAATGGACATCCCTGCCCAGCTTGAAGATCTTAAATCCGTGGCCGCGAAATGTTCCATCGAAATTGAGTTCAGTAATCTGGCTGACGAGGAACTTTCCATTCAAAGCGGACTATGCAAAGTAAAAGGAAATAACCTCATTATTCTGGACAAAAAATTGGAGCCTGAAGAGCAAGTTGTCGTCATCCTGAAAGCCCTGGAAAACTTTGATCTGGAGACCATCTATGTGCCATCATGGATTCGTGAACGTCTGGAAAAACCATAATCATCCGATAGAGACCAATGACTTTACTTAATAACACGCTCCCTGAAATTCGTCGCGGAAAACTCAAATCCCTTTTGCATGCAGGCAAAACCGTCCGTGTCATGGAAGCTCATAACGGATTGAGCGGGATTGTCGCCAACGATGCCAGAGTGGAAGGCATCTGTGATAACACACCGGTCACCCGTGAGTTCGACGCCATTTGGGAAAGCAGTCTGACCGATTCCGCTTCCAAGGGTCACCCCGACATTGAAGTGATCAGCTTTGATTCCCGGTTGCACACCATTCATGAGATTCTTGCGGTCACTCACAAGCCCATGATCGTCGATGGAGATACAGGCGGCGATGCCAACAACTTCGAATACATGGTTACCAAGCTGGAACGCGCGGGGGTTTCTGCGGTCATCATAGAAGACAAGGTGTTTCCCAAAAGAAACAGCCTGGAAGCGGGAACAAAGCAGACTCTGCAGGAACCGGAAATATTCGCGCAAAAAATCCGCCGGGGAAAAAGTGTCCTGGCCACCGATGATTTCATGATCATCGCCCGCCTGGAAAGCCTGATCGCAGGCATGGGTCTGGAAGACGCACTGGAACGTGCAAGAATTTATCTGCTGGCCGGAGTCGATGGGATCATGATCCACTCCAAATCCAAAAGCCCGGATGAAATTCTGAGTTTTGCGGAAAGCTACCGCCATCTTTTGAACGAACTCAAACTCGACAAACCGCTCATCTGCGTTCCCACAACCTACAACACCATCACCGAAGATGAATTGAGCGCCGCCGGTTTCCGTGTCATCATTTATGCCAATCATCTGCTGCGCAGTGCCTATAAATCCATGCTGGAAGTGAGCAAGACCCTTCTCCTCAACCAGAGGTCATTTGAGGCGGACCCTTTGTGCTCGCCAGTCCGTGAAATTTTTAAAGCCGTTGGCTTTCTGGACATCAAGGAAAAAGATCAACAGGACGAACTCTCGACCAATCTGCCGGTCATCATTCCCGCCGCCGGGGAAGACCCGCATTTTAAACCGCTGCTAAACGGCAAGCCCAAAGCCATGATGGAAATCGCCGGAATGACCCTCCTTGACCGGCAAATCGACACACTGAATAAGGGAAACCTCAACGACATCACCGTCGTTGCCGGCTACGCCGCGGACCAGATGAAGGCCGAAGGTGCGACGATTTTAAAAAATTCGGCTTATAAAAATGGCTCCATGTTGCACAGCATTTTTACGGCCAGGGAAAAGATGAATAACGGCTTCCTCATGCTGTACTCGGACATCCTTCTGGAAAATCATATCGTCACCAAATTGACGGATTGCCGGGAAGATATCGTGCTGGTGGCGGACAACACCATTCAATATCAGCGGGCAGAAGATGGAAAAGTGCTGGATTTCATCATCAGCAAACACAAGCATCAACCCAGCCGCCGACGCATCAGCGTCGATTACGAAAACAGCATTGCCAAGATCGGCAACAAGATCAACCCGGAAACCGCAACCCATGAGTTTATTGGGCTGGCAAAATTTTCAAAAACCGGAGCCGAGCAGTTTATCCAGACCTATCAGGATTGCGTACAAAACTATAAAGGGAAATTCCAGGAAGCCGCTGATATAGCGGATTTCACCTTCACGGATTTGATCCAGGAAATGATCGATCGCGGATTTGTCATCCATTTTCTGGAAATTCACAAAGGCTGGCTGGAGATTCACCGGGAAGAAGACATTGCCCTGGCCAACAAATTCCTGTAAGACAACACTCTCACTCAAATTTATACGTCTTAAAGAAAGAAACAAGGTTTATGCATTATTCCAAAATGTTCCTTCCCACACTCAAGGAATCCCCCGCAGATGCGGAAGTTATCAGTCACAAGTTGATGGTGCGGGCAGGAATGGTCCGCCAGGTGGCGTCAGGAATCTATTCCATTCTTCCGCTGGGTCTTAGAGTCCTTAAAAAAGTAGAACAAATCATTCGCGAGGAAATGAACCGCATTGCAGGCCAGGAAGTCTACCTTCCCAGCATCCAACCGGCGGAACTCTGGCAGGAAAGCGGACGCTGGGATTTTTATGGCAAAGAACTCCTGAGAATCCAGGACCGGCACAATCGGCAATTTTGCTATGGGCCGACGCATGAAGAAATCATCACCGACATTGTCAGAAAAGAGGTCAAGTCCTACCGCCAGCTTCCCCTCCTAATGTACCAAATTCAAACCAAATTCCGGGACGAGGTCCGTCCCCGTTACGGCATCATGCGCGGGCGCGAGTTCATGATGAAAGACGCTTACAGCTTTCATGCCGACGACGCCGATGCCCAGAAAACCTATAAGAATGTGGCCGGTGCCTACACGAACATTTTTCAGCGCTGTGGGTTGGAGTTTAAAATGGTCGAAGCCGATTCCGGGAACATCGGTGGCAACTTCTCGCATGAATTTGCCGTATTGGCCGACTCAGGAGAAGACCATATCGGTTTTTGCGATTCCTGCGACTACGCTTCCAACCTCGAACTCGCCGAAGCCAAGGCCCCCTCTCCCCCCGCCGCCACGCCCTCCCAATTGGACGAACTCATAGAAGTTGTAACTCCAGGGAAAAAGTCGGTGAAGGACGTTTCCGAATTTTTATCAATCCAGCCCCGACAAATTGTCAAAACCATCCTGTTTGAATCCGATCAGGGCCTGATCGCCGCTCTGGTCCGTGGGGATCACGAGATCA from Nitrospinota bacterium includes these protein-coding regions:
- a CDS encoding DUF1844 domain-containing protein; the protein is MSEEELKGEGFVIKDKRSSQISEEDAATQEQEAAKKPASQKETVHEHAPFQLDFSTFILSLTSSAFYHLGDMPDPTTGQTETNLPAVQQTIDMLMMLKEKTKGNLTADEAKLLEQLIYELQMKYVAKTKK
- a CDS encoding YkgJ family cysteine cluster protein — protein: MPVQTDNIGMFIKGMAQPDELIKYIQARFSEQEIEETYARMSETAKSLAKDEKITPLQAFWKLLDQAYREKAPPLQCGEGCAHCCYTGVALTQMEWDGILNLVQEKGIDLEAVIERSQKTIRKVREVLKSNKNLDQVDWHNLVINQPCPFLGEDQACTIYEDRPLDCRLVVAFRGVCESKKLEHAQRGVVVEEAVGSTVVAKLQHDQTPKFRRRKFNGTQPLRLFQHWLILWQDKKSKKKKR
- a CDS encoding alcohol dehydrogenase catalytic domain-containing protein, yielding MPKIAQLTAPRTIAIKERQPLRPADNEVVIGVETAGICGTDLALFSGDYPVPLPLVCGYEFVGVVKSIGDGVDKHWLGRRVTAEINIQGGSQVYFCF
- a CDS encoding transcription elongation factor GreA yields the protein MRLPILDKLDAELQKTKTELKVDIPKALKTAMEHGDLSENAEFKSAKERQMFLESRLSQLQQRISEVMSLDVNRIPKDRSGLGSTLFLKDLNTKKEVQYHLVFPEEVNPDEGKISAASPVGRALLGKQEGDEITIPLPGQQKEFEILKIITIHESHGSVEG
- the trmB gene encoding tRNA (guanosine(46)-N7)-methyltransferase TrmB; this encodes MSSKPLISFEEVAQESPFFLDTENRPDWNAVFENDNPLHLEVGFGNGKFLIEMAAKEPETNFVGLDFYHKGIRKVITRINKLQIKNIRIIYGDAREKIPLYFKEDDLNRIYINFPDPWPKKRHYKRRLIKPPFVDMITGKLISDGEIHVATDSEPYALEILEFFEAHSQLKNKLGSGVFRGSRGELPRSKYENNFINAGDKIYYLDFIKHS
- the lpxC gene encoding UDP-3-O-acyl-N-acetylglucosamine deacetylase, which encodes MLPTERVLIVDDEKNIVSSLKDILTDEGYEVSVARDGLGALEMIQSNPPDLMLLDIWLPGMDGIEVLKTVKTYHPEIEVLIMSGHGTIDTAVQATKLGAFDFIEKPFSLDKLTQSVENVFKEKHKTHENLENTLLAQDDLPLCFEMMVEVKKATQQASQSNDPILLLGEKGTGKEFIAYCIHRKGKQSNRPFIKLNCAVRQPQDIQTHLFSDEKKKSSSLKGSKTSPFNMQGSVVYLSNVESLDKDLQKRLVHELKGESTCAFLPARLLISSSKNLKVLATAGQFNNELLDLFENTTIKIPPLRDYAANIPMMVKDYFEECAEREKFATPVVEEEALTALCRYDWPENVKELRDILDKLLITGSTQGKISLQKILPEIQKPQNGISHKEFDHFESFQEAELTWEKGFIIHNLRKNGWDLGKTCKALKTDKKQFQEKLKRHSIRLPQPNGKQPTPPPLIQRTLKRSVVLCGSGLHSGIKTGLILQPLPPGSGIIFGDISTGKTIPARLENVQSTDYSTCLKKGLVSVATIEHIMAVLHMYRIINLLIKVGDEAPVMDGSAKDFCALIEDGEFEEQDGIYDEIVIDKTYTFGPHKENGPMISIEPADKFTVSYYMKYPEPIGTQDYTFVFNGEASFKNEIAPARTFGFMEDVAQLTKMGFATGGKLDNFILLGDKKVLNTELRFEDEFARHKILDILGDFYLLGKPIRGHIKAHRTGHTQNIGLLKIIQENLCPST